In Chiroxiphia lanceolata isolate bChiLan1 chromosome 9, bChiLan1.pri, whole genome shotgun sequence, one DNA window encodes the following:
- the LOC116791084 gene encoding maestro heat-like repeat-containing protein family member 7 has translation MAQPDPSPTELEADPDAIPDIPLSDEPTNSGPAPPNLTAEADTAMTEGTADTDLVPRESVNYAPTPDIFEENGVSSPEQVPAFVRNVHQRLTANATPEEKLLMEFLRVTDEHPDDAVVTLLRCAPSCDRAAATLWKTIASSGRTVAKVLPQLLSVMEDWPLHSTSTSDGDKTHVFALAAIRVIWEILQALQCPEPLKKYSPRLLVDLLFQISISPEQTPEEVDTLWRECQKQYNLPTDSKRFAVLTLKALLCHLECEDVVLSMERKRGWDTLLSADTHHNAVGLLAREMRRASSPLYYPIALCLLRLLTREKTSWELPAMAFLVEALDSLDMTEWSHSILEILSRHLWSQCTEMHRLVLRGLVLLSKAPGMADGVRSLTPSLVELLWYTGGELVGMVLSVLINQVQDRDIPISTPNALRLAELLPPLFGYDNIHVQLLSIYLFQKVMELAVDKSKQLLKTHVIYSLLPLFFHWHHENQDVAEACQKALLRAAGLLKRRDLVKLLKTEQPWRFGECLLENDKRRAVEYACQALPYLESPQEPVQEAALRFIGGKAPGSALPGQEGVWPGRQHRRGGAVLLGP, from the exons ATGGCACAGCCTGACCCCAGCCCGACTGAGCTCGAGGCAGACCCTGA TGCAATCCCTGACATCCCGTTGAGCGATGAACCCACAAACTCTGGCCCTGCACCGCCCAATCTCACTGCGGAGGCCGACACTGCAATGACCGAGGGCACTGCAGACACTGACCTCGTGCCCAGGGAGAGTGTGAATTATGCTCCCACTCCAGATATTTTTGAGGAGAATGGTGTCTCCAGTCCAGAGCAA GTGCCAGCCTTCGTCAGGAACGTGCACCAGAGACTGACAGCCAACGCCACTCCAGAAGAGAAGCTACTGATGGAGTTTCTGAGGGTGACTGATGAACACCCTGATGATGCTGTGGTGACCCTCCTGCGCTGTGCCCCATCGTGTGACAG AGCTGCTGCAACCCTGTGGAAGACCATCGCCTCATCGGGAAGGACAGTGGCAAaggtgctgccacagctgctctccGTGATGGAGGACTGGCCACTGCACAGCACGTCCACCTCCGACGGGGACAAAACACATGtctttgccctggct GCAATCAGGGTGATTTGGGAGATCCTCCAGGCGCTCCAGTGCCCAGAGCCATTGAAAAAGTATTCCCCCCGTCTCCTCGTGGATCTGCTCTTCCAGATTTCCATCAGCCCAGAGCAGACTCCAGAGGAAGTTGACACCTTGTGGAGGGAATGTCAGAAGCAATACAACCTTCCAACAGACTCCAAGAG ATTTGCAGTGCTGACCCTGAAGGCCCTGCTTTGTCATCTCGAGTGTGAAGATGTCGTGCTTTCAATGGAACGGAAGCGCGGCTGGGACACACTCCTCAGTGCTGACACCCACCACAATGCAGTGGGTCTGCtggccag GGAGATGCGCCGTGCCTCAAGCCCCTTGTATTACCCGATTGCCCTCTGCCTGCTGAGGCTGCTCACCAGGGAGAAGACCTCCTGGGAGCTCCCTGCCATGGCATTCCTTGTGGAG GCCCTGGACAGCCTGGACATGACTGAATGGAGTCACAGCATCCTGGAGATCCTTTCCAGGCACCTGTGGAGCCAGTGCACAGAGATGCATCGCCTGGTGCTGAGAGGCCTCGTGCTGCTGAGCAAGGCTCCTGGGATG GCTGACGGTGTGCGGAGCCTGACACCAAGCCTCGTGGAGCTACTGTGGTATACAGGGGGAGAGCTGGTGGGGATGGTCCTCTCTGTACTCATCAATCAAGTCCAGGACAGAGACATCCCAATCTCCACCCCCAATGCCCTGCggctggctgagctgctcccgCCACTCTTTGGCTAC GACAACATCCATGTGCAGCTGCTCTCCATTTACCTCTTCCAAAAGGTGATGGAGTTGGCAGTGGATAAGAGCAAACAACTCCTGAAGACACACGTCATCTACAGCCTGCTcccactttttttccactggcatCATGAGAACCAGGACGTGGCAGAA GCCTGTCAGAAAGCGCTGCTTCGTGCAGCGGGGCTGCTGAAGAGGAGGGATCTGGTGAAGCTGCTGAAGACAGAGCAGCCTTGGAGGTTCGGCGAGTGCCTG ctggaaaacgACAAGAGAAGAGCAGTCGAGTACGCCTGCCAGGCCCTGCCGTACCTGGAGAGCCCACAGGAGCCCGTGCAAGAGGCGGCCCTCAGGTTCATTG GCGGGAAGgccccgggctcagccctgccagggcaggagggcgTGTGGCCGGGCCGGCAGCACCGCCGggggggagctgtgctgctggggccCTGA